The genomic interval CTCACGCTGCGGCCAGGAGCCGTGGTCGACGTCGACGTGGTCACCCACGGGTCGTGGTGGGACGCCGTGGAGCTGCCCGGGCTCGGCGCCGAGTTGCTCGAGGGCGTCAACGTGCGTGGGGCAGCTGGGTTCGAATCGTGGCTGCTCTTCGAGCAGCAGCGTCTCGCCGCTGCCTCCGAGGCCGTGCTTCACGAGGCGGCCCAGGCGCTGATGGCCCGCCACGAGCTGGCCGACGCACTGCGCTGCGCCCAGCGCGTGGCCGCGATGAGCCCGCTCGACGAGAACAACCAGGCGCTCCTCATCCGGCTGCACCGCATGGTCGGCGACGATGCGGCAGCGGAACGCCAGCTCGCCGCGATCACGCGGCTTCTCCACGACGAGCTCGGGGTGTCACCCGGGATCGCGATCCAGTCCGCGATGCGCGAGACGGCCTGGCGGCCGAGCCCGGTCACGGGCAGCATCTCCATCGAGGCGATCCTCGAGTCCGGTGCCGCCGCAGTGGCAGCCGGCGCCACCGACGTCGGCATCGCGTCACTGCGCTCGGACGTGAGCCTCGCCGACCTCGCGTCTGATCGTGCGTTGCAGGTCCGCTCGAGGCTGGTCCTGGCGGAGACGCTCATCCACTCGCTGCGCGGGATGGACGAGGAGGGGCTGGCCGCCCTCTATGCCGCCGACGAGATCGCTATATCCGACGGGATACGAGCGGATCAGGCCGAGATCCGCGCCGAGCTCGGCTACGTCGACTTCCTCCGGGCGCGCTACGATCGCGCCGAGCTGTGGTTAACCGGCTCTTGTGACGCCCTGACGCTGGCCGATGGGCGCCCCGTGGGTCACAGCGAAGGCGCAGACGTACTTGGGATCGGCCGAGAGCGACCGCGCCGCCGACGACTTACGGCGCGAGACCTACGCGACGACGATGATCGGTCGCATCCACGTGCTGCGCGGCGACATCGACGCTGCCGGCGATGGGTTGCGCGCGGCGATCGCGCTGGGCGAGCGGGACCGGTGGCTCGCGTTCCTCCCCTGGCCACAGGCATTCCTGGGCGAGGTGGAGCTCATCCGCGGCGACGTTGATGCCGCGGAGTCGATCCTGGGTCAGGCCGTCGCGCGTGCCTGCCTGGGCCCCCGCCCGCTCAGCCGCGGGTCATCGCATCGATGCTCACGGTGATCGCGAGGATCAAAGCGTCGTCCTGGCCGGGCTCGATCTCCACGCCGTAGCTATCGCGGACCCGGAACCACTTCTTCGAGACCTTGGCCACCGTGTCGCCGTCACGCTCGATCTCGTACTCGTGGTCGACCAGGTTGCCGTGGGCACTCAGATCCGGCCCGTCGTCCACCT from Actinomycetes bacterium carries:
- a CDS encoding bacterial transcriptional activator domain-containing protein, with translation MLTLRPGAVVDVDVVTHGSWWDAVELPGLGAELLEGVNVRGAAGFESWLLFEQQRLAAASEAVLHEAAQALMARHELADALRCAQRVAAMSPLDENNQALLIRLHRMVGDDAAAERQLAAITRLLHDELGVSPGIAIQSAMRETAWRPSPVTGSISIEAILESGAAAVAAGATDVGIASLRSDVSLADLASDRALQVRSRLVLAETLIHSLRGMDEEGLAALYAADEIAISDGIRADQAEIRAELGYVDFLRARYDRAELWLTGSCDALTLADGRPVGHSEGADVLGIGRERPRRRRLTARDLRDDDDRSHPRAARRHRRCRRWVARGDRAGRAGPVARVPPLATGIPGRGGAHPRRR